A window of the Oncorhynchus keta strain PuntledgeMale-10-30-2019 chromosome 21, Oket_V2, whole genome shotgun sequence genome harbors these coding sequences:
- the LOC118400269 gene encoding olfactory receptor class A-like protein 4 — METPMPELRDAKPVEMGLGVNWYPFQNALYIILVLLGIVGNATVVGVISESVFKDPSGGRNSDIILINMALSNLLISLLRNILLVMSDLGLELNSSRDGCHVLMGVWVWLRSVNVWSTLFLSAFHFQTLRRVAPPSRTVHGPRRPPKTLLISLGLIWYLNLIYAIPAHIYSTKGNKNSTETLILVSSTTRPLLGCVWNFPSSYNTLAYTTTSMVIHEILPIILMAITNLGSLYTLYTHGRTRNPAHMTQDAPVIKRIPAERRAAKVILALTILFIVSWGTSIISINYLNYNKGSSDRLLPIIARFANSIFIAISPIVLAVGHRRLRAIVKSFLTH, encoded by the exons ATGGAGACCCCAATGCCGGAGTTGAGAGATGCGAAGCCAGTGGAGATGGGTCTCGGTGTCAACTGGTATCCTTTCCAGAACGCCCTCTACATAATCTTGGTCCTGCTGGGTATTGTGGGTAACGCCACGGTGGTTGGCGTAATTAGTGAGAGCGTATTCAAAGACCCCAGTGGAGGACGTAACTCAGACATCATCCTGATAAACATGGCCCTCTCCAACCTGCTCATTTCTCTGCTGAGGAACATCCTGCTGGTCATGTCTGACCTGGGGCTGGAG ctgaaCTCTTCCAGAGACGGGTGTCACGTCCTGATGGGGGTGTGGGTGTGGCTTCGCTCAGTCAACGTGTGGTCAACACTATTCCTCAGTGCTTTCCACTTCCAGACACTGAGGCGCGTGGCGCCTCCCTCACGGACTGTTCACGGGCCCCGCAGGCCCCCCAAGACCCTTCTGATTAGCCTGGGCCTCATCTGGTATCTCAACCTGATCTATGCTATACCTGCACACATCTACTCTACTAAGGGGAACAAGAACAGCACAGAG aCCCTGATTTTGGTCAGCAGCACCACACGCCCCCTGCTGGGCTGTGTGTGGAACTTCCCCTCCAGCTACAATACCCTGGCctacaccaccacctccatggtGATCCATGAGATCCTGCCTATCATCCTGATGGCCATCACCAACCTGGGCTccctctacacactctacacccACGGCAGGACCCGCAACCCAGCACACATGACCCAGGACGCGCCCGTCATCAAGAGGATACCGGCTGAGAGACGGGCTGCCAAG GTGATTCTAGCCCTCACCATCCTCTTCATTGTGTCTTGGGGAACTAGCATCATCTCTATCAACTACTTAAACTACAATAAAGGTTCTTCAGACAGGTTACTCCCGATAATAGCTCGCTTTGCCAACAGCATCTTCATCGCCATTTCACCCATCGTGCTGGCAGTGGGTCACCGGCGGCTGCGTGCTATCGTTAAGTCTTTTCTTACTCACTGA